The following are from one region of the Actinoplanes sp. L3-i22 genome:
- the fxsT gene encoding FxSxx-COOH system tetratricopeptide repeat protein yields MSSGHIVTFYSYKGGTGRTMSVANMAWLLAANELRVLVVDWDLESPGLHRYFHPFLLDKELAASPGVIDMVRDFASTAMEPDHTDSRDWIREHAAVLDYAVSLNYRFPGKGGIDLLPAGRQDQSYARSVSTFEWPNFWDRLGGGAFIEALAKDMRANYDFILIDSRTGLSDSAGICTIQLPDTIVNCFTFSTQSIDGAVSVAHSVTKQRGQRTVRILPVPMRVENYEASKLEAGRDYARQEFRSFLTELGDELDHYWGDVEIPYKPLYAYEEILATIAERPLVENSVLASYERLAGWLTDRQVTSLPPLDEETRRKLLVQFERRRPTTSYDVLISYAPVDRMWAEWVASELSAVGLRAQLWDIDFVSVNQAQELARSLAGVRFALPLLSKEYVHSPHAGAVWQQFSNVGSGSRVPVIPVRLDGTHLDWPFTTLQPVDVTGATAERARELLLTAVGSAPTAAPARRTGPRFPGTLPPIWNVQQRNSAFTGRGSVLAQLRERLSASITTVVPQALFGLGGVGKTQLALEYAHRFAANYDVVWWISAEQPHMARSSLAELGRALQLEGGDNLDEAVRIVLEALRQGRPHQRWLIIFDNVDRPEEIRHLIPQGSGHVLLTSRNQAWNEENRALQLGVFTREESVAMLNRRLPQLDPEEAGQVAERLGDLPLAIEQAAAWLTATGMPVTQYMELLDTQLIRVLDENPPLGYEKTTAATWLLSLDRLRQTKRAAAKLLEVCAFFAPEPISTKLIYSSRFTQVLLPHDPSLRDPILQGQLLREIGRYALATLDNARTGMQIHRLVQAVIRNSLTESEQAANRADVQMILATYERGAPENPENWPSYALIWPHLRASGALESADPAVRQLVSDMARYLEQRSDYSSSQELAENALAIWHDRFGEDTATVLLTFHMANALRWQARYEEAYAADSRVLERLTETEGPDHPYTVIVAGSVGADLRALGRYEEALEISESARTRALDVFGDADDRTLKAAMNLAVSLRLVGNFAKAAEIDESVVMDRQRYFGADYPMTLQATDNLAHDYRALGRFRESRGLLERILERYREVLGPGASLTLRTAKSLAATLRKLGEFNAAHALTNDTLRRYRETVGLEHPEALSCLMNRACEESALDDHRRARVTAQQAVDGFRAVYVTNHPFVLAGANNLAIFTRLAGHVEEAKTLHNEVYRAFLEVLGERHPYTLSTQVNLASDMYEDSMFDAAREMDERSVATMREVLGEDNPDTLAAAANLAISRRKVGDMAAAEELRVDTLRRAKRVLGETHPTVLLMSESRRLNCDISPPPS; encoded by the coding sequence ATGAGCAGCGGTCACATCGTGACGTTCTACTCGTACAAGGGTGGCACCGGGCGCACCATGAGCGTCGCCAACATGGCCTGGCTGCTCGCCGCCAACGAACTGCGGGTGCTGGTGGTCGACTGGGACCTGGAGTCGCCCGGGCTGCACCGCTACTTCCACCCGTTCCTGCTCGACAAGGAGCTGGCCGCCTCGCCGGGCGTGATCGACATGGTGCGCGACTTCGCCTCGACGGCGATGGAGCCCGATCACACCGACTCGCGCGACTGGATCCGCGAGCACGCCGCGGTGCTGGACTACGCCGTCTCGCTGAACTACCGGTTCCCCGGCAAGGGCGGCATCGACCTGCTGCCGGCCGGGCGGCAGGACCAGTCCTACGCACGCAGCGTCAGCACGTTCGAGTGGCCCAACTTCTGGGACCGGCTCGGCGGTGGCGCCTTCATCGAGGCGCTGGCCAAGGACATGCGGGCCAACTACGACTTCATCCTGATCGACAGCCGGACCGGGCTCAGCGACAGCGCCGGGATCTGCACGATCCAGCTGCCGGACACCATCGTCAACTGTTTCACGTTCAGCACGCAGAGCATCGACGGCGCGGTCTCGGTGGCGCACTCGGTGACCAAGCAGCGCGGCCAGCGCACGGTCCGGATCCTGCCGGTGCCGATGCGGGTGGAGAACTACGAGGCGTCCAAGCTGGAGGCCGGCCGCGACTACGCCCGCCAGGAGTTCCGCTCCTTCCTGACCGAGCTCGGCGACGAGCTCGACCACTACTGGGGCGACGTCGAAATTCCCTACAAACCCCTCTATGCGTACGAGGAGATCCTGGCCACGATCGCCGAGCGTCCCCTGGTGGAGAACTCGGTGCTGGCCTCCTACGAGCGGCTGGCCGGCTGGCTCACCGACCGTCAGGTGACCAGTCTGCCGCCGCTGGACGAGGAGACCCGGCGCAAACTGCTCGTCCAGTTCGAGCGGCGCCGGCCGACCACCAGTTACGACGTGCTGATCAGCTACGCGCCGGTGGACCGGATGTGGGCCGAGTGGGTCGCCTCGGAGCTGTCCGCGGTCGGGCTGCGCGCCCAGCTGTGGGACATCGACTTCGTCTCGGTGAACCAGGCCCAGGAGCTGGCCCGGTCGCTGGCCGGGGTCCGGTTCGCCCTGCCGCTGCTGTCCAAGGAGTACGTGCACTCGCCGCACGCGGGCGCGGTGTGGCAGCAGTTCTCCAACGTGGGCTCCGGCAGTCGCGTCCCGGTGATCCCGGTGCGCCTGGACGGCACGCATCTGGACTGGCCGTTCACCACGCTGCAGCCGGTCGACGTGACCGGCGCGACCGCCGAGCGCGCCCGGGAGCTGCTGCTGACCGCGGTCGGCAGCGCGCCCACCGCGGCGCCGGCCCGGCGTACCGGCCCCCGGTTCCCCGGCACGCTGCCGCCGATCTGGAACGTGCAGCAGCGCAACTCGGCCTTCACCGGCCGTGGCAGCGTGCTGGCCCAGCTGCGGGAACGGCTCTCGGCCAGCATCACCACCGTCGTCCCGCAGGCCCTGTTCGGCCTCGGCGGCGTCGGCAAGACCCAGCTCGCGCTGGAGTACGCGCACCGGTTCGCGGCCAACTACGACGTGGTGTGGTGGATCTCCGCGGAGCAGCCGCACATGGCCCGCTCCTCGCTGGCCGAGCTCGGCCGGGCGTTGCAGCTGGAGGGCGGCGACAACCTCGACGAGGCGGTGCGCATCGTGCTGGAGGCGCTGCGCCAGGGCCGGCCGCACCAGCGCTGGCTGATCATCTTCGACAACGTCGACCGGCCCGAGGAGATCCGGCACCTGATCCCGCAGGGGTCCGGGCACGTCCTGCTGACCTCGCGCAACCAGGCGTGGAACGAGGAGAACCGGGCGCTGCAGCTGGGCGTGTTCACCCGGGAGGAGTCGGTGGCGATGCTCAACCGCCGGCTGCCGCAGCTCGACCCGGAGGAGGCCGGCCAGGTCGCCGAGCGCCTCGGTGACCTGCCGCTGGCGATCGAGCAGGCGGCCGCCTGGCTGACCGCCACCGGGATGCCGGTCACCCAGTACATGGAGCTGCTCGACACCCAGCTGATCCGGGTGCTGGACGAGAACCCGCCGCTGGGCTACGAGAAGACCACCGCCGCCACCTGGCTGCTCTCGCTGGACCGGCTGCGCCAGACCAAGCGGGCCGCCGCGAAGCTGCTGGAGGTCTGCGCGTTCTTCGCGCCCGAGCCGATCTCCACCAAGCTGATCTACAGCAGCCGGTTCACCCAGGTGCTGCTGCCGCACGACCCGAGTCTGCGGGACCCGATCCTGCAGGGGCAGCTGCTGCGCGAGATCGGCCGGTACGCGCTCGCCACCCTGGACAACGCCCGCACCGGCATGCAGATCCACCGGCTGGTCCAGGCCGTCATCCGCAACAGTCTGACCGAGTCCGAGCAGGCCGCGAACCGGGCGGACGTGCAGATGATCCTGGCCACCTACGAGCGGGGCGCGCCGGAGAACCCGGAGAACTGGCCGTCGTACGCCCTGATCTGGCCGCACCTGCGGGCCTCCGGGGCGCTGGAGTCGGCGGACCCGGCGGTCCGGCAGCTGGTCTCGGACATGGCCCGCTATCTGGAGCAGCGCAGTGACTACTCCAGCAGTCAGGAACTGGCCGAGAACGCGCTGGCGATCTGGCATGATCGCTTCGGCGAGGACACCGCGACGGTGCTGCTCACCTTCCACATGGCCAACGCGCTGCGCTGGCAGGCCCGCTACGAGGAGGCCTACGCGGCGGACAGCCGGGTGCTGGAACGGCTGACCGAGACCGAGGGCCCGGACCACCCGTACACGGTGATCGTCGCCGGGAGCGTGGGCGCCGACCTGCGCGCCCTGGGCCGGTACGAGGAGGCGCTGGAGATCTCGGAGAGCGCGCGGACCCGGGCGCTCGACGTGTTCGGCGACGCCGACGACCGTACGCTCAAGGCCGCGATGAACCTGGCCGTGTCGCTGCGGCTGGTCGGCAATTTCGCCAAGGCCGCGGAGATCGACGAGAGCGTGGTGATGGACCGGCAGCGGTACTTCGGGGCCGACTATCCGATGACCCTGCAGGCCACCGACAACCTGGCGCACGACTACCGGGCGCTGGGCCGGTTCCGCGAATCCCGGGGTCTGCTGGAGCGAATCCTGGAACGCTACCGGGAAGTGCTGGGACCGGGCGCCTCCCTGACCTTGCGGACTGCCAAGAGCCTGGCCGCCACGCTGCGCAAACTGGGCGAGTTCAACGCGGCGCACGCCCTGACCAACGACACTCTGCGCCGCTACCGCGAAACGGTCGGCCTGGAGCACCCGGAGGCGCTGTCCTGCCTGATGAACCGGGCCTGCGAGGAGTCCGCGCTGGACGACCACCGCCGGGCCCGGGTGACCGCCCAGCAGGCGGTCGACGGCTTCCGGGCGGTGTACGTGACGAATCACCCGTTCGTCCTGGCCGGGGCGAACAACCTGGCGATCTTCACCCGCCTGGCCGGCCACGTCGAGGAGGCCAAGACCCTGCACAACGAGGTGTACCGGGCGTTCCTCGAGGTGCTCGGCGAGCGGCATCCCTATACGCTGTCCACCCAGGTCAACCTGGCCAGCGACATGTACGAGGACAGCATGTTCGACGCGGCCCGGGAGATGGACGAACGGAGCGTGGCGACGATGCGGGAGGTGCTCGGTGAGGACAACCCGGACACGCTCGCGGCCGCCGCGAACCTGGCGATCAGTCGCCGCAAGGTCGGCGACATGGCCGCGGCGGAGGAGCTGCGGGTCGACACGCTGCGGCGGGCCAAGCGGGTCCTCGGGGAGACCCATCCGACCGTGCTCCTGATGTCCGAGTCGCGGCGCCTCAACTGCGACATCTCGCCCCCGCCGAGTTAG
- a CDS encoding HEXXH motif-containing putative peptide modification protein, translating into MTGFTLTTAQFDGLGAGYGTPDALAVLRAVQLTKRKQLLQRIMAMPASAAAIDLLIRAEQRDPAAVEQVLRHPHLDAGLGQALKSGGDLGYLAQVAAAAAVRAGVTFTIEVPVVGGSVHLPTLGAATVTGDRVEVTGAADGTTRIGPVRLGGPGWAATRRVELEPGYSIVVEDQELYRDTYQWRPQPRLDEPAADRFAELLRAAWAILVRRHPEHAAAMRVLLTMVVPLATPPSGDLVSAASRRASGSVAVVIPPEAENLCLLLLHEFMHMKLDALRDLTPLHVKSPVGRHYAPWRMDPRPVPALLQGVYAHTGVTDYWRQRRRDAGAPAIADVEFSYWHRQSGLAADELAGSDELTAQGTRFVGLLRDTLAAWPDPELPGRTVALVAAMVRAQTIRWRSRNWSPADAEVDAVLAAWRSGRALGPVASAGRLRGAARNEPLHLPGIVGVLRDVLTGGQAEDPADHAYLSGDLELAAELYAKRLNDTDDAWVGFALAVSDAAPRRPVLRDRPDLARAVLHRSAREDGADPATVAGWMQGQPVGRSA; encoded by the coding sequence ATGACCGGCTTCACGCTCACCACGGCCCAGTTCGACGGGCTGGGCGCGGGCTACGGCACCCCGGACGCGCTCGCCGTCCTGCGCGCCGTCCAGCTCACCAAGCGCAAGCAGCTGCTGCAGCGGATCATGGCGATGCCGGCCTCGGCCGCCGCGATCGACCTGCTGATCCGGGCCGAGCAGCGGGATCCGGCGGCGGTGGAGCAGGTGCTGCGGCACCCGCACCTCGACGCCGGCCTCGGGCAGGCGCTGAAGTCCGGCGGCGACCTGGGCTATCTGGCGCAGGTCGCGGCGGCGGCCGCGGTCCGGGCGGGGGTGACCTTCACGATCGAGGTGCCGGTGGTCGGCGGCTCGGTCCACCTGCCGACCCTGGGCGCGGCGACGGTCACCGGCGACCGGGTCGAGGTCACCGGCGCGGCGGACGGGACGACCCGGATCGGCCCGGTGCGGCTCGGCGGGCCCGGCTGGGCGGCCACCCGGCGGGTCGAGCTGGAGCCGGGCTACTCGATCGTCGTCGAGGACCAGGAGCTGTACCGGGACACCTACCAGTGGCGTCCGCAGCCGCGGCTCGACGAGCCGGCCGCCGACCGGTTCGCGGAGCTGCTGCGCGCGGCCTGGGCGATCCTGGTGCGCCGGCATCCGGAGCACGCGGCCGCGATGCGGGTGCTGCTGACCATGGTCGTGCCGCTGGCCACCCCGCCCTCCGGCGACCTGGTCAGCGCGGCCTCGCGCCGGGCCTCCGGCTCGGTCGCCGTGGTGATCCCCCCGGAGGCGGAGAACCTGTGCCTGCTGCTGCTGCACGAGTTCATGCACATGAAGCTGGACGCGCTGCGGGATCTGACGCCCCTGCACGTGAAGAGCCCGGTGGGCCGGCACTACGCGCCGTGGCGGATGGATCCGCGTCCGGTTCCGGCGCTGCTGCAGGGCGTCTACGCGCACACCGGGGTCACCGACTACTGGCGGCAGCGCCGCCGGGACGCGGGCGCGCCGGCGATCGCCGACGTGGAGTTCTCGTACTGGCACCGCCAGAGCGGCCTGGCCGCCGACGAACTGGCCGGCAGCGACGAGCTGACCGCGCAGGGCACACGGTTCGTCGGGCTCCTGCGCGACACGCTGGCCGCGTGGCCGGACCCGGAGCTGCCCGGCCGGACGGTGGCGCTGGTGGCGGCGATGGTCCGGGCGCAGACGATCCGGTGGCGTTCGAGGAACTGGTCGCCGGCCGACGCCGAGGTGGACGCGGTACTGGCGGCCTGGCGGTCCGGACGTGCGCTGGGCCCGGTCGCGAGCGCCGGCCGGCTGCGCGGTGCGGCCCGCAACGAGCCGCTGCACCTTCCGGGGATCGTCGGCGTGCTCCGCGACGTGCTGACCGGCGGTCAGGCCGAGGATCCGGCGGACCACGCCTATCTGAGCGGGGATCTGGAGCTGGCGGCCGAGTTGTACGCCAAGCGCCTGAACGACACCGACGACGCCTGGGTGGGGTTCGCGCTCGCGGTCAGTGACGCCGCGCCGCGGCGGCCGGTGCTGCGGGACCGGCCGGACCTGGCCCGGGCCGTGCTGCACAGGTCAGCCCGCGAGGACGGCGCCGATCCGGCGACGGTCGCGGGCTGGATGCAGGGTCAGCCGGTGGGGCGGTCGGCGTAG
- a CDS encoding FxsB family cyclophane-forming radical SAM/SPASM peptide maturase — protein MPDTVRQIVLKVHSRCNLSCTYCYVYHSVDDSWKRQPLTIDAATSARIGERVREHVLRHRPPSLSIVLHGGEPLLAGPDRTAALLRELRDAVPAGTRVRFGMQTNGILLDQRFLEIFHEFGVRVGVSLDGGRAANRHRVYANGRDSYDQTATGLRLLARPEHRAVYSGLLCTIDVRNDPVQTYRDLLAFEPPLIDLLLPHGNWTNPPPRPAGAMSYADWLIAIFDDWYGGPELRTRIRLFESIMMRLLGGHSATEAIGGDQTGVVVIETDGSYEATDSLRTTENGAAATGLSVLTDSLDDVLALVDTPSPLGAQCLQCPVVAVCGGGLRAHRFRDGSYDNPSAYCDDLYALIRHIQSRVTADLRVAR, from the coding sequence GTGCCCGACACCGTTCGGCAGATCGTGCTCAAGGTGCACAGCCGCTGCAACCTCTCCTGCACGTACTGCTACGTCTATCACAGCGTGGACGATTCCTGGAAGCGCCAGCCGCTGACGATCGACGCGGCGACCTCGGCCCGGATCGGCGAGCGCGTCCGGGAGCACGTGCTGCGCCACCGCCCGCCGTCGCTGTCGATCGTGTTGCACGGCGGCGAGCCGCTGCTGGCCGGGCCCGACCGGACCGCCGCGCTGCTGCGCGAGCTGCGCGACGCGGTGCCGGCCGGGACCCGTGTGCGGTTCGGCATGCAGACCAACGGCATCCTGCTGGACCAGCGCTTCCTGGAGATCTTCCACGAGTTCGGGGTCCGGGTCGGGGTCAGCCTGGACGGTGGCCGGGCCGCCAACCGGCACCGGGTCTACGCCAACGGCCGCGACTCCTACGACCAGACCGCGACCGGGTTGCGCCTGCTGGCCCGCCCCGAGCACCGTGCCGTCTACAGCGGTCTGCTGTGCACGATCGACGTCCGCAACGACCCGGTGCAGACCTACCGTGACCTGCTCGCCTTCGAGCCGCCGCTGATCGACCTGCTGCTGCCGCACGGCAACTGGACCAACCCGCCACCGCGGCCGGCCGGGGCGATGTCGTACGCGGACTGGCTGATCGCGATCTTCGACGACTGGTACGGCGGCCCCGAGCTGCGCACCCGCATCCGCCTCTTCGAGTCGATCATGATGCGCCTGCTCGGCGGCCACAGCGCGACCGAGGCGATCGGCGGCGACCAGACCGGCGTGGTGGTGATCGAGACCGACGGCTCGTACGAGGCGACCGACTCGCTGCGGACCACCGAGAACGGCGCCGCCGCCACCGGCCTGAGCGTGCTCACCGACTCGCTCGACGACGTGCTGGCCCTGGTGGACACGCCGTCGCCGCTGGGTGCCCAGTGTCTGCAGTGCCCGGTCGTCGCGGTCTGCGGCGGTGGCCTGCGGGCGCACCGGTTCCGGGACGGGTCGTACGACAACCCGTCCGCGTACTGCGACGACCTCTACGCGTTGATCCGGCACATCCAGTCGCGGGTCACCGCGGATCTCCGGGTGGCCCGATGA